The following proteins come from a genomic window of Methylorubrum populi:
- the gshB gene encoding glutathione synthase translates to MALTVAVQMDPIQSIRIAGDTTFGLMLEAQARGHSLYTYTPDRLSMQGRLVTAYAQPVTVQDVEGAHANLGSPERIDLAQVDVVLMRQDPPFDMAYVTATHMLEKIAGRTLVVNDPAEVRNAPEKLFVLDFPELMPPTLISRDRAEIEAFRKEHGTVAMKPLHGHGGAAVFRVSEEDPNFGSMFDLFSVTFREQWVVQRFLEKITEGDKRIILVDGEPMGAINRVPAKGDIRSNMVRGGAAGASDLTEREREICATIGPELRRRGLILVGIDVIDGHLTEINVTSPTGIRTIKRLGGPDLAVSVWDAIEARLAARGGR, encoded by the coding sequence ATGGCGTTGACCGTCGCGGTCCAGATGGACCCGATCCAGTCGATCCGCATCGCGGGCGACACCACCTTCGGCCTGATGCTGGAGGCACAGGCCCGGGGCCACTCGCTCTACACCTACACGCCGGACCGCCTCTCGATGCAGGGTCGGCTGGTGACGGCCTACGCTCAGCCGGTGACGGTCCAGGATGTCGAGGGCGCGCATGCGAATCTCGGGAGCCCGGAGCGCATCGACCTCGCGCAGGTCGACGTGGTGCTGATGCGCCAGGATCCACCGTTCGACATGGCCTACGTCACGGCCACCCACATGCTGGAGAAGATCGCCGGGCGCACCCTGGTGGTCAACGATCCGGCCGAGGTTCGCAACGCGCCGGAAAAGCTGTTCGTCCTCGATTTCCCCGAATTGATGCCGCCGACCCTGATCTCCCGCGACCGCGCCGAGATCGAGGCGTTCCGCAAGGAGCACGGCACCGTCGCGATGAAGCCGCTGCACGGGCATGGCGGCGCTGCGGTGTTCCGGGTCTCGGAGGAGGATCCGAATTTCGGGTCGATGTTCGACCTGTTCTCCGTCACCTTCCGCGAACAGTGGGTGGTGCAGCGCTTTCTGGAAAAGATCACCGAGGGCGACAAGCGCATCATCCTCGTCGACGGCGAGCCGATGGGCGCGATCAACCGCGTGCCGGCCAAGGGCGACATCCGCTCCAACATGGTCCGCGGCGGTGCGGCCGGCGCCTCGGACCTGACCGAGCGCGAGCGCGAGATCTGCGCGACCATCGGCCCGGAGCTGCGCCGCCGCGGCCTCATCCTCGTCGGCATCGACGTGATCGACGGGCACCTCACCGAGATCAACGTCACCTCGCCCACCGGCATCCGCACCATCAAGCGGCTCGGCGGCCCCGATCTCGCGGTTTCGGTGTGGGATGCGATCGAGGCGCGGCTCGCCGCCCGCGGCGGCCGGTGA
- a CDS encoding cation:proton antiporter, with translation MFVFHWIVGVLVGAVLLAGLARRLRAPYPAFLALGGVALAFIPGVPSLSLDPELALALFLAPVLMDAGYSTSLRDLVRNARPIAGLAVGAVAATTAAVAAVVLWLVPDMPLAAAIVLGAIVAPPDAVAALSVLGHVSLPHRLATILRGESLLNDAASLLIYRLGVAAAVTGHFSVSEVAPAFAIGVVGSLVAGPLAALVYLRILRRVEEPMSVIVLQFAAAFGLWIAAEALELSGVLTVVSFAITVARRAPGQTSPRLRVISNAVWETAIFVLNVLAFVLIGEQIGPILARMTPEQEFAYASVAGAVVVTVILVRIAWVLPATAIRHVGFGTSPRHPDDLRQDRDLGLGAGFAVSWSGMRGLVTIATALALPEGGSGGAGFPYRDLIVLTAFCVVIGTLVVQGLTLRPILARLGLEDSDPVGREVGRARAEAYGAAVEALSGDRSEATDALRREFHAALAQAEAHEEGLAPEGLPTDEPRRRAIRAARDRLLTLRRNSRIGDDAYFVLEEELDWAELNATPRGEA, from the coding sequence ATGTTCGTGTTCCACTGGATCGTCGGCGTCCTTGTCGGCGCGGTTCTGCTCGCCGGCTTGGCGCGGCGTCTGCGCGCGCCTTACCCAGCCTTCCTGGCGCTGGGCGGTGTCGCTCTCGCCTTCATCCCCGGCGTGCCGAGTCTCAGCCTCGATCCGGAGCTGGCGCTCGCCCTGTTCCTCGCGCCGGTGCTGATGGATGCGGGCTACAGCACCTCGCTGCGCGACCTCGTGCGCAACGCCCGCCCCATTGCCGGGCTCGCCGTCGGGGCGGTGGCGGCGACGACGGCTGCGGTCGCGGCGGTCGTGCTCTGGCTCGTCCCGGACATGCCGCTCGCGGCCGCCATCGTCCTCGGCGCGATCGTCGCCCCACCCGACGCGGTGGCCGCGCTCTCGGTGCTCGGCCACGTCTCGCTGCCGCACCGCCTCGCCACGATCCTGCGCGGCGAGAGCCTCCTGAACGATGCCGCCTCCCTGCTGATCTACCGGCTCGGCGTGGCCGCAGCCGTGACCGGCCACTTCTCCGTCTCCGAGGTGGCGCCGGCCTTCGCGATCGGCGTCGTCGGCAGCCTCGTGGCCGGACCGCTCGCCGCGCTCGTCTATCTCCGGATCCTGCGTCGGGTCGAGGAGCCGATGAGCGTGATCGTGCTGCAGTTCGCGGCCGCCTTCGGCCTCTGGATCGCTGCCGAGGCGCTGGAACTGTCCGGCGTGCTGACCGTAGTGAGCTTCGCGATCACCGTGGCCCGCCGCGCCCCCGGCCAGACGTCGCCGCGCCTGCGGGTGATCTCGAACGCGGTTTGGGAAACGGCGATCTTCGTGCTCAACGTTCTCGCCTTCGTGCTGATCGGTGAGCAGATCGGGCCGATCCTGGCGCGGATGACGCCCGAGCAGGAATTCGCCTACGCCTCCGTCGCCGGGGCCGTGGTTGTGACCGTGATTCTCGTTCGCATCGCCTGGGTGCTGCCGGCCACCGCCATCCGCCACGTCGGGTTCGGTACCAGCCCGCGGCATCCGGACGACCTGCGCCAGGACCGCGATCTCGGCCTCGGCGCCGGCTTTGCCGTCTCGTGGTCGGGGATGCGCGGCCTCGTCACCATCGCCACCGCCCTGGCGCTGCCCGAGGGGGGCTCCGGCGGGGCTGGGTTCCCCTACCGCGACCTGATCGTGCTCACCGCCTTCTGCGTGGTGATCGGAACGCTCGTGGTCCAGGGCTTGACCCTGCGCCCGATCCTGGCGCGCCTCGGGCTGGAGGATTCCGATCCCGTCGGTCGCGAGGTGGGCCGGGCCCGGGCCGAGGCCTATGGGGCGGCGGTCGAGGCCCTCAGCGGTGACCGCTCGGAGGCGACGGATGCCCTGCGCCGGGAGTTCCATGCCGCCCTGGCCCAGGCGGAGGCGCATGAGGAAGGTCTCGCGCCCGAGGGATTGCCGACCGACGAGCCCCGCCGCCGCGCGATCCGCGCCGCCCGCGACCGGCTTCTCACGCTGCGCCGGAACAGCCGGATCGGCGACGACGCCTATTTCGTGCTGGAGGAGGAGCTCGACTGGGCAGAGCTCAACGCAACTCCGCGAGGTGAGGCGTGA
- a CDS encoding N-acetylmuramoyl-L-alanine amidase, which yields MSFSADSALVQAVVASPNRGARVGDALDMLILHYTGMPTAQGALERLCDPAAEVSAHYFVFEDGRIVQMVAEADRAWHAGAGAWAGGRDINSRSIGIEIAHPGHAGGLPPYPEAQIAAVIRLARDIVVRRAIPAPRVLAHSDVAPARKEDPGETFPWERLARDGVGHWVTPAPIRDGRFLAMGDTGQPVEALQAMLALYGYAQPVTGHFDEAMHAVVAAFQRHFRPVRVDGVADASTITTLRDLIAAQPI from the coding sequence GTGAGCTTCTCCGCCGACAGCGCGCTCGTACAGGCGGTGGTCGCCTCGCCCAATCGCGGCGCGCGCGTCGGCGACGCCCTCGACATGCTGATCCTGCACTACACCGGCATGCCGACGGCGCAGGGGGCGCTGGAGCGCCTGTGCGACCCGGCGGCGGAAGTCTCGGCCCATTACTTCGTGTTCGAGGACGGGCGCATCGTGCAGATGGTGGCCGAGGCCGACCGGGCCTGGCACGCGGGAGCCGGAGCCTGGGCCGGCGGGCGCGACATCAACTCGCGCTCGATCGGCATCGAGATCGCCCATCCCGGCCATGCCGGCGGCCTTCCGCCCTATCCGGAGGCGCAGATCGCGGCGGTGATCCGGCTCGCCCGCGACATCGTGGTCCGGCGCGCGATCCCCGCACCCCGCGTTCTCGCCCATTCCGACGTGGCACCGGCCCGCAAGGAGGATCCGGGCGAGACCTTTCCCTGGGAGCGGCTGGCGCGCGACGGCGTCGGGCACTGGGTGACGCCTGCTCCCATTCGCGACGGGCGTTTCCTCGCCATGGGCGATACCGGCCAGCCCGTCGAGGCGCTGCAGGCGATGCTCGCCCTCTACGGCTACGCGCAGCCGGTCACCGGGCATTTCGACGAGGCGATGCACGCCGTGGTGGCCGCCTTCCAGCGTCATTTCCGTCCGGTCCGCGTCGATGGCGTCGCGGACGCCTCTACCATCACGACCCTGCGCGACCTGATCGCCGCGCAACCGATTTGA
- a CDS encoding TerB family tellurite resistance protein, with translation MSTGLWGKIGGAGIGVLVGGPIGALVGSVAGHFLIDREGAPFGPTPRDVVFTTGLVALAAKMAKSDGVVTDSEIQAFGRVVQVEPEARAGVQRLFDLAKATTDGFEAYAGQLASTFGEEPALLEDVLDGLFHIATADGAIHEGEERYLRSVAGIFGLDEAAFRRIAARHVRLADDPYLVLGLERSADPASLKAQYRRLVAENHPDRALARGLPPEAVAIATHRLAAINAAWDRIAAERGLA, from the coding sequence ATGAGCACCGGGCTGTGGGGCAAGATCGGCGGAGCCGGGATCGGCGTGCTGGTCGGCGGGCCGATCGGGGCGCTGGTGGGAAGCGTCGCCGGCCATTTTCTCATCGATCGCGAGGGCGCTCCCTTCGGGCCGACACCCCGGGACGTGGTGTTCACGACCGGGCTCGTGGCGCTCGCGGCCAAGATGGCGAAATCCGACGGCGTGGTGACCGATTCCGAGATTCAGGCGTTCGGCCGCGTGGTGCAGGTCGAGCCCGAGGCACGTGCGGGCGTCCAGCGCCTGTTCGATCTCGCCAAGGCGACGACCGACGGCTTCGAAGCCTATGCCGGGCAGCTCGCCTCGACTTTCGGCGAGGAGCCCGCCCTGCTGGAGGACGTGCTCGACGGCCTGTTCCACATCGCCACTGCCGACGGGGCGATCCACGAGGGTGAGGAGCGCTACCTACGCTCCGTCGCCGGCATCTTCGGCCTCGACGAGGCGGCCTTCCGCCGGATCGCCGCGCGGCATGTGCGGCTGGCCGACGACCCCTACCTCGTGCTCGGCCTCGAACGGTCCGCCGACCCCGCCTCGCTCAAGGCGCAGTATCGGCGGCTGGTGGCCGAGAACCATCCCGACCGGGCGCTGGCCCGCGGCCTGCCGCCGGAGGCGGTGGCGATCGCCACCCACCGGCTCGCCGCCATCAACGCCGCCTGGGACCGGATCGCGGCCGAGCGGGGATTGGCGTGA
- a CDS encoding urease accessory protein UreE: protein MPKASLIVRKAAVRPDLVVDTVTLDHAARNRAHAHLTTAGGLSVDLALDRAAGLEDGDALKLEDGRLVGVRAAEEALLEVRAGNPARLLRLAWQLGGEHVPAEVGAEVLYVPARAAELVRGAGCAASPVNRPFKPEKAAHDHSQCGHDHHHHDDHEAHAHHDHGHGPVHSHDHGHGHDHAHGSCGHDHSHEHDHGHKHAHEHNHEHNHEHGHGHDHEHGHGHGHGHAHKH from the coding sequence ATGCCCAAAGCCAGCCTGATCGTCCGCAAGGCCGCCGTCCGGCCCGATCTCGTCGTCGATACGGTGACCCTCGACCACGCCGCCCGGAACCGGGCGCACGCGCACCTGACCACGGCGGGCGGATTGTCCGTCGACCTCGCCCTGGACCGCGCCGCGGGCCTGGAAGACGGCGACGCGTTGAAGCTCGAGGATGGGCGCCTCGTGGGCGTGCGCGCCGCCGAGGAAGCGCTGCTGGAAGTCCGCGCCGGCAATCCGGCCCGTCTGCTGCGCCTCGCCTGGCAACTCGGCGGCGAGCACGTTCCCGCCGAGGTTGGCGCGGAGGTTCTCTACGTACCGGCCCGCGCCGCCGAACTGGTCCGCGGCGCCGGCTGTGCGGCGAGTCCGGTGAACCGCCCGTTCAAGCCGGAGAAGGCGGCCCACGACCACAGCCAGTGCGGCCATGACCACCATCACCACGACGATCACGAAGCCCACGCGCATCACGATCACGGGCACGGGCCCGTCCACAGTCATGATCATGGGCATGGTCACGACCACGCTCACGGAAGCTGCGGTCACGATCATAGCCACGAGCATGACCACGGCCACAAGCATGCCCATGAGCACAACCATGAGCACAACCATGAGCACGGCCACGGTCACGACCATGAGCATGGGCATGGGCATGGGCATGGGCACGCCCACAAGCACTGA
- the dusA gene encoding tRNA dihydrouridine(20/20a) synthase DusA → MSTPAEELDALSGWRLSVAPMMDWTDRQCRAFHRTLSRRTRLYTEMVTTGAVLHGDRDRLLGFDAREHPVAVQLGGSDPDDLAAAARIAADFGYAEINLNVGCPSDRVQEGRFGACLMREPDLVGACVAAMKAAVSVPVTVKCRLGVDDQDTEEALDALAAVVVAAGVDGLIVHARKAWLKGLSPRENRDVPPLDYGRVARLKRARPELPIAINGGIGDIAAAKARLAEVDGAMIGRAAYTEPALLLDVDPELFGEPAPVADAFAAVEAFEPVIAEGLERGLRLHAFTRHMLGLFNGRPGARAYRRHLATAGMAAEAGLGTLREAAAKVSRERPPATVAA, encoded by the coding sequence GTGTCGACGCCGGCCGAAGAACTGGACGCTCTCAGCGGGTGGCGCCTGAGCGTCGCACCGATGATGGATTGGACCGACCGGCAGTGCCGCGCGTTCCACCGCACCCTTTCGCGCCGGACCCGCCTCTACACCGAGATGGTGACGACCGGCGCCGTCCTGCACGGCGACCGCGACCGGCTGCTCGGCTTCGATGCCCGCGAACATCCGGTCGCGGTTCAGCTCGGAGGGTCCGATCCGGACGACCTCGCGGCGGCGGCGCGGATCGCGGCCGATTTCGGGTACGCCGAGATCAACCTCAATGTCGGCTGCCCCTCCGACCGGGTGCAGGAGGGACGTTTCGGTGCCTGCCTGATGCGCGAACCGGATCTCGTGGGCGCGTGCGTGGCGGCCATGAAGGCGGCGGTGTCCGTGCCCGTCACCGTGAAATGTCGTCTGGGCGTCGATGATCAGGACACCGAGGAAGCGCTCGACGCCTTGGCCGCGGTCGTCGTCGCGGCGGGGGTCGACGGGCTCATTGTGCATGCCCGCAAGGCGTGGCTGAAGGGTCTCTCGCCCCGCGAGAACCGGGACGTACCGCCCCTCGATTACGGCCGTGTCGCCCGGCTGAAGCGCGCCCGTCCCGAACTGCCGATCGCGATCAACGGCGGGATCGGCGACATCGCCGCCGCCAAGGCCAGGCTCGCCGAGGTCGACGGGGCGATGATCGGCCGGGCTGCCTATACCGAGCCGGCGCTGCTGCTCGATGTCGATCCCGAGCTGTTCGGCGAGCCGGCTCCCGTCGCCGATGCCTTCGCGGCGGTCGAGGCGTTCGAGCCGGTCATCGCCGAGGGACTCGAACGGGGCCTTCGGCTCCATGCCTTTACCCGCCACATGCTCGGCCTGTTCAACGGGCGCCCCGGAGCGCGGGCCTACCGCCGGCACCTGGCCACCGCCGGCATGGCCGCGGAGGCCGGTCTCGGCACGCTGCGCGAGGCGGCGGCGAAGGTATCGCGCGAGCGACCGCCGGCCACCGTGGCGGCGTGA
- a CDS encoding putative bifunctional diguanylate cyclase/phosphodiesterase, which yields MQAQAIHPGIAHRQPVVRSGRATIRATVLRTGLWLGLIVIGSVVGTLVASLTADPASRALLVAGVGATALALVLLIVLRLFRRLAGAMRLAEEALGRTAADPVLPAARTGFAELDALLAKAGALRADRDAADRTEAASRAVLERREEELSDRIARLNAALDTLSLGFLLYDRDHRLLVVNRRYHEIYQLPPGAVTPGMPASEVLRRNVLSGNLSDRNESGQLAEIGALIRSDAVPAQIQHLADGRVVAVEIRPIDGGGFVAIYEEATERWNAEARIAHMARHDAVTDLPNRVLLRERIDGAIMQARRDTGFAVLCLDLDNFKQVNDTLGHAVGDELLRAVAHRLRACLREVDTVARLGGDEFAIIQTAVGEPADAATLAQRILDVVSAPYALTHHSVIVGVSIGIALAPGDGLEAERLMQCADVALYRAKGDGRGVFRFFEAEMDVRLQARRSLELDLRAAFEAEAFDLHYQPIYDLAQERICGFEALLRWTHPTRGRVSPAEFVPLAEEIGLIVPLGEWVLRRACREAVGWPEGLKVAVNVSAAQFTSSALIGTVKAALAESGLPARRLELEITESVLLVNGSATVAILHGLRNLGTRIAMDDFGTGYSSLSYLRSFPFDKMKVDQSFTRDLTVEQGSGFIARAVVSLASSLGMTTTAEGVETPEQLAWLREEGCDEVQGYLFSPPVPASALPALLDQWNGRERRAA from the coding sequence ATGCAGGCGCAGGCCATACATCCAGGGATCGCTCACCGGCAGCCGGTCGTGCGAAGCGGCCGGGCGACGATCCGCGCAACGGTTCTGCGGACCGGCCTGTGGCTGGGCCTGATCGTGATCGGGTCGGTCGTCGGCACGCTCGTGGCCTCGCTCACCGCCGATCCGGCCTCGCGCGCCCTGCTCGTTGCGGGCGTCGGAGCCACGGCGCTCGCCCTCGTGCTCCTCATCGTGCTCCGGCTCTTCCGACGCCTGGCCGGGGCGATGCGCCTGGCTGAGGAAGCGCTCGGGCGCACCGCCGCGGACCCGGTGCTGCCCGCCGCGAGGACGGGCTTCGCGGAACTCGACGCCCTCCTCGCCAAGGCGGGCGCGTTGCGGGCCGACCGCGACGCTGCCGACAGAACAGAGGCGGCCAGCCGCGCCGTCTTGGAGCGCCGCGAGGAGGAGTTGAGCGATCGCATCGCCCGGCTGAACGCGGCGCTCGACACCCTGTCCCTGGGCTTCCTGCTCTACGACCGCGATCACCGCCTGCTCGTGGTCAACCGTCGCTATCACGAGATCTATCAACTGCCTCCGGGCGCGGTGACACCCGGCATGCCGGCGTCAGAGGTGTTGCGCAGGAACGTCCTCTCCGGAAACCTGTCGGATCGGAATGAGTCCGGACAGCTCGCCGAGATCGGAGCGCTGATCCGGTCCGACGCGGTGCCGGCCCAGATCCAGCATCTCGCCGACGGCCGTGTCGTCGCCGTCGAGATCCGCCCGATCGACGGGGGCGGGTTCGTGGCGATCTACGAGGAGGCGACCGAGCGCTGGAACGCCGAGGCCCGCATCGCCCACATGGCCCGGCACGATGCGGTGACCGACCTTCCCAACCGCGTCCTGCTGCGCGAGCGGATCGACGGGGCGATCATGCAGGCCCGGCGCGACACCGGCTTCGCCGTGCTCTGCCTCGACCTCGACAACTTCAAGCAGGTCAACGACACCCTCGGCCACGCGGTGGGCGACGAGTTGCTGCGGGCGGTGGCTCACCGCCTCCGGGCCTGCCTGCGCGAGGTCGATACCGTCGCCCGCCTCGGCGGCGACGAGTTCGCGATCATCCAGACCGCGGTCGGGGAGCCGGCGGATGCCGCGACCCTGGCCCAGCGCATCCTCGACGTGGTGAGCGCACCCTACGCGCTCACCCACCATTCCGTCATCGTCGGCGTCAGCATCGGCATCGCGCTCGCGCCCGGAGACGGGCTGGAGGCCGAGCGCTTGATGCAATGCGCCGATGTCGCCCTCTACCGCGCCAAGGGCGACGGGCGCGGCGTGTTCCGGTTCTTCGAGGCGGAGATGGATGTCCGGCTTCAGGCCCGGCGCTCCCTGGAACTCGACCTGCGCGCCGCCTTCGAGGCGGAGGCGTTCGACCTGCACTACCAGCCGATCTACGACCTCGCGCAGGAGCGCATCTGCGGCTTCGAGGCGCTGCTGCGCTGGACCCATCCGACCCGCGGGCGGGTCTCGCCCGCCGAGTTCGTGCCGCTCGCCGAGGAGATCGGCCTCATCGTGCCGCTGGGCGAATGGGTGCTGCGGCGCGCCTGCCGCGAGGCCGTCGGCTGGCCCGAGGGCCTCAAGGTCGCGGTGAACGTCTCGGCGGCGCAGTTCACGTCGAGCGCGCTCATCGGAACGGTGAAGGCGGCCCTGGCCGAGAGCGGCCTGCCCGCCCGCCGCCTCGAACTGGAGATCACCGAGAGCGTGCTGCTCGTCAACGGAAGCGCCACCGTGGCGATCCTGCACGGGCTGCGCAACCTCGGCACCCGCATCGCCATGGACGATTTCGGCACCGGCTATTCCAGCCTGAGCTACCTGCGCAGCTTCCCCTTCGACAAGATGAAGGTCGATCAGTCCTTCACCCGCGACCTGACGGTGGAGCAGGGCTCGGGCTTCATCGCGCGGGCGGTGGTCAGCCTCGCCTCCAGCCTCGGCATGACGACGACCGCGGAAGGCGTCGAGACGCCGGAGCAGCTCGCTTGGCTGCGCGAGGAGGGATGCGACGAGGTGCAGGGTTACCTGTTCAGCCCGCCGGTGCCGGCGAGCGCACTTCCGGCCCTGCTCGACCAGTGGAACGGGCGCGAGCGCCGCGCTGCCTGA
- a CDS encoding response regulator — protein MSDTLPILIVDDQPKLLRLIIELMSRLGFPDVEGVSDGPEALKRMRERRYALVISDLAMEPMDGLQLLREIRADDNLMNTPFILTETSFDFEDINHAHVAGADAFILKPLDINLLKTKLKQVLNRKPRRREAPLPSESTLSQEFPLLGKF, from the coding sequence ATGAGCGACACGCTTCCCATCCTCATCGTCGATGACCAGCCCAAGCTGCTGCGGCTGATCATCGAGTTGATGTCCCGCCTCGGCTTCCCCGACGTCGAGGGTGTGTCCGATGGCCCCGAGGCCCTCAAGCGCATGCGGGAGCGCCGCTACGCCCTGGTGATCTCCGATCTCGCCATGGAGCCGATGGACGGGCTTCAGCTCCTGCGGGAGATCCGGGCGGACGACAACCTGATGAACACGCCCTTCATCCTCACCGAGACCTCGTTCGATTTCGAGGACATCAACCACGCTCACGTCGCGGGGGCTGATGCGTTCATCCTCAAGCCGCTCGACATCAACCTCCTGAAGACGAAGCTGAAACAGGTGCTCAACCGCAAGCCGCGCCGCCGCGAGGCGCCGCTGCCGTCCGAGTCGACGCTGAGCCAGGAATTCCCGCTGCTCGGCAAGTTCTGA
- a CDS encoding BLUF domain-containing protein — MKNKRTSLVHLIYFSRLTISNEPALRAKQIGDITRQAQKKNEFAVITSFLIIDQNFAIQVVEGERQSVNETFQRIAADSRHRDVQIVEWREIAKREFVSSFTTVSRTAANEPHFAKSGLLPMLQRGTPKGSAIHGLAVTLQAESMAKQGIDHLFV, encoded by the coding sequence ATGAAGAACAAGAGGACGAGCCTCGTCCACCTGATCTACTTCTCGCGCCTGACCATCTCGAACGAGCCGGCCCTGCGCGCGAAGCAGATCGGCGACATCACGCGTCAGGCTCAGAAGAAGAACGAATTCGCGGTGATCACGAGCTTCCTGATCATCGACCAGAATTTCGCGATCCAGGTCGTCGAGGGCGAGCGGCAATCGGTCAACGAAACGTTCCAGCGGATCGCCGCCGATTCGCGGCACCGCGACGTTCAGATCGTCGAGTGGCGAGAGATCGCCAAGCGCGAGTTCGTGAGTTCGTTCACCACGGTGAGCCGGACGGCCGCCAACGAGCCGCACTTCGCCAAATCCGGCCTTCTGCCGATGCTGCAGCGGGGGACGCCGAAGGGCAGCGCCATCCATGGGCTGGCCGTGACCCTCCAAGCCGAATCGATGGCCAAGCAGGGCATCGACCATCTGTTCGTTTGA
- a CDS encoding flagellar hook protein FlgE, producing the protein MDVFSALQTAVSGLKAQSFSLSNISGNIANSQTTGYKRIDTGFVDMLVDSSSTKNQTAGSVGAFSELTNSVQGNKVSTGVSTNMALDGNGFFVVRKKTTDAGGSESFSTANLYTRRGDFAPDKDGYLVNGAGSYLVGASLDPVTGQTNGTGAIKISNAIIPAKPTTTITYSANLPKSPATTTAASSKGLLSAFSDGTDARVTPANGATGGTVSQTNAQSLIDNSIAGPALTVYTASGSPVSIQSRWAKVAAADSAAGTSDTWNLFIADKTSVSGNQTSWSNIGQAFTFSPSGQLTAPTGNTVSINNLTVDGVNVGSVGLDISGGLTQYAAASGTVTTNDLKQNGYASGSLNSVEVGENGIISGKYSNGSVIGLARIEVAQFVNPDGLKPDSLGNYQQTVASGEAIIGLKDSSVVGANVEQSNTDIAAEFSKMIVTQQAYSANTRVMSTAQTMISDLLNVIR; encoded by the coding sequence ATGGACGTCTTTTCCGCGCTTCAGACCGCGGTCTCGGGCCTGAAGGCGCAATCCTTCTCGCTGAGCAACATTTCCGGCAACATCGCGAACTCGCAGACGACCGGCTACAAGCGCATCGATACCGGCTTCGTCGACATGCTCGTCGACAGCAGCAGCACCAAGAACCAGACCGCGGGTTCGGTCGGAGCCTTCTCTGAGCTCACCAACTCGGTCCAGGGCAACAAGGTCTCGACCGGCGTCTCGACCAACATGGCCCTCGACGGCAACGGCTTCTTCGTGGTGCGCAAGAAGACCACCGACGCGGGCGGCAGCGAGAGCTTCTCCACGGCCAACCTCTACACCCGCCGCGGCGACTTCGCTCCGGACAAGGACGGCTATCTCGTCAACGGAGCAGGCTCCTACCTCGTCGGCGCGAGCCTCGACCCCGTCACGGGCCAGACCAACGGGACCGGGGCGATCAAGATCTCCAACGCGATCATCCCGGCCAAGCCGACGACGACGATCACCTACTCGGCCAATCTGCCGAAATCCCCCGCCACCACGACGGCCGCCTCGTCGAAGGGCCTGCTCTCCGCCTTCAGCGACGGCACCGACGCGCGGGTGACGCCGGCCAACGGCGCGACCGGGGGCACCGTGTCCCAGACCAACGCGCAGAGCCTGATCGACAACAGCATCGCCGGCCCGGCGCTGACCGTCTACACCGCCTCCGGCTCGCCCGTGAGCATCCAGAGCCGGTGGGCGAAGGTGGCCGCCGCCGACTCGGCGGCCGGCACGAGCGATACCTGGAACCTGTTCATCGCCGACAAGACCAGCGTCTCCGGCAACCAGACGAGCTGGAGCAATATCGGCCAAGCCTTCACCTTCAGCCCCAGCGGGCAGCTGACCGCTCCGACCGGAAACACGGTCTCGATCAACAACCTCACGGTCGACGGCGTCAATGTCGGTTCGGTCGGCCTCGATATCAGCGGCGGCCTGACGCAGTACGCCGCCGCCTCCGGTACGGTGACGACCAACGACCTCAAGCAGAACGGCTACGCCTCCGGTTCGCTGAACTCCGTCGAGGTCGGCGAGAACGGCATCATCAGCGGCAAGTACTCGAACGGTTCGGTGATCGGGCTCGCCCGGATCGAGGTGGCCCAGTTCGTCAACCCGGACGGGCTGAAGCCGGATTCGCTGGGCAACTACCAGCAGACCGTCGCCTCGGGCGAGGCGATCATCGGGCTCAAGGACTCGTCCGTGGTCGGAGCCAACGTCGAGCAGTCGAATACCGACATTGCCGCGGAATTTTCGAAGATGATCGTTACCCAACAGGCCTACTCTGCCAACACCCGGGTGATGTCCACGGCGCAGACGATGATCTCCGACCTCCTGAACGTCATCCGCTGA